aaacaaattagtgTAAGACAATTTAATTTGTATAGGAATCATTTTTTGTTCAAACTAGTTTAATTGCTTcccctttatatatatatatatatatatatatatatatattgaaaaataattatatatttactactataaaaattttgttgattaataagaaatattttgaaattttgaatttttttacaatttttttaataaaaagtagtCTAACTAGATGAAAACACAAAGTGCaaaacaattcaaaaaaaatagcGGATATAACCAAATGAAAATACACACCCTTCCAGGGTTGCACCTAAAGTTACCCAAAGTTTCAATGAGAATAGATAGTTAGCTTCATTTACTCTACTCTCCTTTAGACATACGCTCAAGTCAAACAATTTGAGTTTATTTCACTTCCGATCCATAAGAGAATGATGTCCAATTTCCACCGCTACTGCCaaaatactttttattgttGCTCTGAAATAATTGCAATCCATAAATCTAATGCGTTTGTTGAATAGTTTAAATCtagaattatacataattaaaaatttgatattatgaaaaatatgctacgaaacgaataaaataaaatcttacatGATTAAATTTTGTTTCGTATAGAAATAAGTAAGCTACcataaaattattttggtgCAACCGTGCAAGTAATATTAAAGGGAGGAAGCATAACAAAACGTTGCAACGTCAAATATAACAAAggaaaattccacgtggtagcattcagttttcatgaaacgtcagtgatagcatttttgtaagatttttccacatggtagcatccaatttatgcactatctaactgtcgtagcattttccgttagatttttgttaattttcgtttaattcatcattttgtaagactTCTCCACATGAAAGCATCCaatttatgctctcaaatgtttaattcactattttaacgtttaatttatcgattaatttatcaacgcccttaaataTTGTAACAATTAAGTAGATATATATTAGTACTTAGAATGCACCTTTTAAATTTATGAAATGCATattttgagcttataaaatgcaccatttgaattatttattagtgtttgtaaaacatcttttgaactttataatgccaatgatttgaatgataataaaattgttaaacATTTAAGGGTGTTAATAAATTAATCGGTAAATTatacgttaaaatggtgaattaaacatttgagagcaaaaattaaatactaacaTGTGGAAAATTCttataaaatgatgaattaaacaaaaattaataagaatttaacggaaagtACTATGACAATCAGATAGTGCGTAAACTGAATGTTACAATGCGAAAAATTCTTACAAAAATACGACCCATGACgtttcataaaaattaaatattaccaAGTGAAATTTCCACATAACAAAACAGAGCTATCAATTGTAATTATAACAAAacggaatttataattattgcaaaatattattaaaaaaaattcactatTTTCAAACTAGCCCACTTTCCCCACTCAGAGAAAGTCAGAAAATCAACTCATAAAAAGTCACTCAAGATTCCTTCCCCTTCCCTCCACTCTCTCTTGACAGCTcaatctatttattttttaaagcaatttatttatttgttaaaaaatagGAGTAATAATACTCATGcacataaaatttgaattttaacattaaattctttatttaatatattttcattgacaataaaataaatctaatatTCAACATATAAACAGTAGttttttccaaaatttgtattttttgcataaaatagtatcattaaaaaccataatttgttattaatatgtttttaattgttaataaaaaagtatTGCAAAAAATGTAGTCTATGTATTTACTCATACTAAAACCTTAGATCTTCTTTCAATGAACAGTTCAATTTAGacaaaaaagttaatttttcatGAGCTGTCATTGTACTTGCAGAATTTAATTCACTACTCAAAAGTTAATTTCTTTTCTATTTACAGCACAAAtaacttcaaaataatatttcCACGTTGCAAAATACCTGACCAAATATATTTTTACGAATCTAATATATTTGTCTGATCATTTTACATAACTAGAAACGAAAAAAGTATTACCTGTGATTTGATGTAAGTACTTCTTATAAGTGATAGTTATATGAGAAAttactatattaatttatacaaaaccaaaacaattaaatggtaatataaataaattatacttcaaaattcaaatacaacccaataaaattaaagaaagatatattattttataaatgaaaatcaaagccacaaaatcaaattatacaATTGAACTCAAAGACTAAAAATGTGTAAATTTGAAGACcctcaattttttttctcactTGCTAAATTAGCTCATAACACTATATCATCATTGCCTATTATCTCCCCACTTCCTAGAGAATTTATCAAATTAGCTCATTACATAATAATATCATACATATATGAAAATTCAGTACTCATTTTTGTAAAGGAGAATTGTTATTCCAATTAATTAACTCTATTTATATATAACTAAATAAAAGCAATTAACACTCCTCAAAAATTACAtacaaaaaattgtaaaaaaaaaaaaagttaatttctaaaattcaaGAACTTGAATTGGAACCTGGGCCGACCCGAGGAGAAGTAAGAGGAAAAAGGGTCAACAAACGGGGCTCCGAATCACGGGGAGTAGAAACGGGTGAAGGGTGAAGAAAATATCCTTTTCCAGCGATAGCTTTTTCCTCAGCTTGTTTGTCAACAACTGGAATTGgggatccggatccggatctgtTAAATGGGTCTGGAATAAGAGGAGTAACAGGGGAAAGAGCAAGAGAAGGGAAATCAAGgaaagaagaaggagaaagaaGTTCACCATTTTGAGGTGAAAGATTTGGTGATAAACGAAGGTTTTTAAGGTTCGTACTACGACGTTCATATAATTTAGatggttttgatttgatttgggaTTTAATGGGTGGAATTGgattaatttgttttgttgttGGTTTGGTGGATTCGGATGATCCGGTTAACATTTGGACTACTTGTTTAAAGGAAGTTGTATCTGCTTGAACAAAGGTTGTTGGGTATGGGTTGGATTCGGATCTTGTTATGGGTATTTGTTGTTTTGGTTTTGTtggtatgttgttgttgttgttgttgttgtttcttccattgttgttgttgttgttgttgttggtgtTGCTGGAAGTGCTGGAAGAGAGAGAAGGAAGGAGGGATTGAGGATGGAGTTCCATTGATGGgggaagaaagaaaataaaaaagaaggtGGGAAGATGAAGACTTTGAGTGGGGgaagaaaaagggaaaaggaaTAGCGTTAATTATAATGGGGATTTGGTAAGAAATGTATAAAGTGAGTTTCAGTTTCAGTATGAGTGTGGGGTCCAGTTATGAAGACTGTGTGAGTGACTTTGTCTATTTGGGTACGAGACAAAGTGTATCACACTATACCTTTTCTTAAGGTTGACTAAGTGCATGTGCTATAGGAATTTTCATGGGTTATCCAATTCCAAATCAACTTAATCCTAACATCAACTTGTACTCCTTTGGATTCTCAAAgcaattgttcatttttttttttcttcttaaataaaatttataaattttagtatTAAATTATAACTATGAGTTTTTatcgatctatatgaaaaaatagATTTATATGGAATTTTGATgaattcgttttaatgtatattttttgaatatcagctttttagaatttttaaaactcacaattaaaatttttttatttttaagtttgttttgaGATCTGCgcaaaaagtaaatgcataagagaaatgaaaaaaaaaatgaatgatttacgaatttatgaattttagtgtcaaactttgactatgatttctcattgatagatataaaaaataatatttatgtgGGATGTTAATTGATTCGTCTcttattatatactttttagaatttttaaaaatttaaaattaaaattaaaaattttaaaaaaattgtattgaGATATGCaaaaaaaatgattgaaaaaaaaaatgaaaacaggCGTATAAGTTATCatcaatttttttcaatatttttataatttacaattagaaatagtaaaaaataaacttaatttattgGCAAATGTATATTGTAATTAGCCTAATAAGTTAAACTTGAAACCGATagtgtaaaattaaaaaacacgAATAGACATTAAAGTGTAAGAGAAAATGATGATCGAGGAACAAGAATTTAAGGAGGGTCACTTGTCCGTTAGAACTTTAAACAAGAACatttatttagtcaaaaaaTTAGTTTGAACTTGGAAGAAGAAATTAAATTCTAGGTAGACCTACAAAATGATTTGATATGCGTTTAGTTAGCCACTCCCAAACAAATAGCCAACTCTCTTCTTCTCATTTAACCTCTGtatcatttgttattttgatatgtcatttcatttgtatttttttattttttaataatgattcaccattttattttaattcatctatatattttaattctcttttaattatatatatatatatatatatatatatatatatatatatatatatatatatatatatatatatatatatatatatatctttatttcattctttcttttcatccacacatttcttcaccactttcttttttattcaattctaaTGGGACATGGAGCAGAAATTAAGAAAATCGAGAAAACTTAGTTAAAAGGTACCCCTTTTTGGCTCTAATAGTCACATTTAACTTTTAacattatttatcaattattcttaatttgtattttatttttaatctataagttataacatagtcatgtgagataTTATTCAATTTGTTTCAATACAAAAGatcaataatattaatttttacaattgataatacaattagaaatattaataataaaattattacattgacaaatattttcaatcaaatgaaactattaaagtgtttaaagagtATAATTTATGATAAAATTGAAAGATACTCGTCAGTAGATTGACTTTTCACATTAATGTAACTTCCCCTCTTAATTCATATTAAATCAAACCAATacaaatcataattaatgtaggtgagaaaataggagggaaaaaaaaaaaagaattcaatgTGTTACTATAAaaccattttattattaattttgtaaagtagacaaaacaaaacaaatttgcaTAGGTGacctaaatttttttatgaagtTGTTGGTTATTCttatattaagaaaattaaaatttaaaatactatctttcttgataataaaaattactttttattattataattttttaatttattcatctaaaGTACTTTTTAAACGATTTTGTTGCATCACTATTGTATTTATTGCAGCTCAATAGTTTTATGACTGCATGCAAATTTCTATTATACAATCTTTAAACATcgccatcctttttattttatcgccatcccccataatgaaattacgattttgcccctgcacttaaaatttcttacatatactctaacctcactaaataacacctttatcacacttaaaaaacaaaattacaacataaaatttttggagcaaaaccTAAAAAATTCAATCTGCAAACAAATAGTCGAGataatttttattcgaatcgtattatttttttaaaacaaaagagTCGCACGCAGTCGCGTTGcgactcactttttttttttccgttttttataaaaaaatatacttaatgttgatattattattatgattattattattattattattattattattattattgttattgctattgttattattattattattattattattattattattaaaattattattattattattattattattattattattattattatcgttattattattatcattttattattattattattattattattattattattattattattattattattattattattgttattggtattattattattatttttttattattattattattattattattattattattattgttgttgttgttgttgttgttgttgttgttgttgttgttgttgttgttgatgttattgttattatttttttttaattttttttaaatattgatattattattattattattattattattattattattattattattattattattattattattattattatttttattattattattattattgtttttaatttattattgtggttaatattattattattattattattattattattattattatattattgtgattgttattattattattattgttattattattatcaaatttttatttttcttttaaatattatttttaatttatttttttaaaattatttattattattattattattattattattattattattgtgattattattattattatgattatttattattattattattattattattattattattattattattattattattattattattatttttcctttaaatattatttttattatttttgttggtgatattgtttattgttattgttactaaatttctctttaatgttatttttaaatattgtttttgttattagtgttatgattatcattattgttttatttattattgttatgattattgttattgttatttttattattattgttattattattattatgattattgttgatttagaaaattaattactataataataataattaatattttattaaattatattttttgataatgattagttaaatattgttgttgttaaattatatttgttgataatgagtagtttaatatgttaatttaattattgtcttttgttcatgtggttaatttaatgttcgattatttttatttattattaatagttaatcaaattatcaaaattgtagtaaGTGACTGATAGTCAAGGGAAAGGTAAGagtttttttagacacttgttaAGCgagaatagttctaggcctaccctaCTCAGAGGGGATCCTCATGAGAGATGAGTAACGTGTTCTACTAGGAGGgttaggcaggaagaggctgccagacacagtgaggcccaacggtcgagtGCGCTGAACCATGTGCGCACTCagtttgatgaccaggctagcgtccaaagtagttggggggtttctagtgatgatgatgatgatgttgagtaCCAAGGCGTTGTTGGTCGTTAGAGGATTGGACTGTTTTCCGCGGGGTCGACGGTAAATTCACACGTGCCGCCCGTAGTTTTGCAGGCGCATCTGAGCATGCCGGACGTAGTCACGTTGAGGATGAGCCGTCACGGGGGAGCAGACACTCATAGTCCGCTGGAACGGACGTAGTTTTGTGCGACTCTTCCGTGGTTCAATCCCACGTTTTGTGCGAATCCTCCGTGGTCCattcgcacgttttgtgcgactcctcttttttttttaaagaaaaaacacCCATTCAGATCGATTTAAGTACGTACTCgatccgattcatagtcgctttcgttagccatagtaaTCGATTACAACAATTAGCTTGtttaaaatcaaagaacatttttagagagattttaaagag
This genomic stretch from Amaranthus tricolor cultivar Red isolate AtriRed21 chromosome 9, ASM2621246v1, whole genome shotgun sequence harbors:
- the LOC130823597 gene encoding VQ motif-containing protein 4-like, which codes for MELHPQSLLPSLSSSTSSNTNNNNNNNNGRNNNNNNNNIPTKPKQQIPITRSESNPYPTTFVQADTTSFKQVVQMLTGSSESTKPTTKQINPIPPIKSQIKSKPSKLYERRSTNLKNLRLSPNLSPQNGELLSPSSFLDFPSLALSPVTPLIPDPFNRSGSGSPIPVVDKQAEEKAIAGKGYFLHPSPVSTPRDSEPRLLTLFPLTSPRVGPGSNSSS